Proteins co-encoded in one Epinephelus moara isolate mb chromosome 13, YSFRI_EMoa_1.0, whole genome shotgun sequence genomic window:
- the LOC126399336 gene encoding ras-related protein Rab-37-like — MERMESMEPITAHYTTAYPEIHPDSGYESRETTDSQAKTPPAPTYDEELVHKTILVGDSGVGKTSLLVQFDQGKFIPGSFSATVGIGFTNKVVTVDDVKVKLQIWDTAGQERFRSVTHAYYRDAHALLLLYDITNKTSFDNIRAWLTEIHEYAQSDVVIMLLGNKADMSSERAIRRDEGERLAREYSVPFMETSAKTGVNVELAFTAVSKELKHRAVQLPNEPKFQIHEYIEAQKEKSGCCSYF; from the exons ATGGAGCGGATGGAGTCGATGGAGCCGATCACGGCGCACTACACCACGGCTTACCCGGAGATCCATCCCGATAGTGGGTACGAATCTAGAGAGACCACTGACAGCCAGGCGAAGACCCCACCAGCTCCGACATATGATGAGGAATTAGTGCACAAG ACAATCCTGGTCGGGGACAGTGGAGTGGGAAAGACATCTCTGTTGGTGCAGTTCGATCAGGGAAAGTTCATCCCCGGCTCATTCTCTGCTACAGTGGGCATTGGATTCACg AACAAAGTGGTTACTGTTGATGATGTAAAGGTCAAACTACAG ATTTGGGACACAGCAGGACAGGAACGGTTCAGAAGTGTGACACATGCATATTACAGAGACGCACATG CTCTGCTCCTTCTATACGACATCACCAACAAAACCTCCTTTGATAACATAAGG GCATGGTTAACAGAGATCCATGAGTATGCACAGAGCGATGTAGTCATCATGTTGCTGGGCAACAAG GCTGACATGAGCAGTGAAAGAGCAATCAGGAGGGATGAAGGAGAGAGGCTGGCCAGA GAGTATTCAGTTCCTTTCATGGAGACAAGTGCCAAGACAGGAGTCAACGTAGAGCTGGCCTTCACTGCTGTGTCCAA GGAGCTGAAGCATCGGGCCGTCCAACTTCCCAATGAACCCAAGTTCCAGATTCACGAATACATCGAAGCACAGAAAGAGAAGTCAGGCTGCTGCAGCTACTTTTAA